The Amycolatopsis japonica nucleotide sequence ACCGGCATGTTCCGCGTGCGGTAGCTTGGTGGCTTGCATTATGTGGCAAGGTTGGAATAAAAAGTGTTGAGCAAATGCTTTGGTGGAAATTTCCTTACCATTGTCCTTATTGTGAGAGGTCGGTTCATAACAATGATATTTGCTGGGAATTGAAGGAAGAAAATCGCGGTCCAAACTGGGGGCGTCTTGAGCGTCTGGGGGTGCAAAATGAAGCGCGCAGGCCAAGTTCGATAGGTGCTTGGCAGCGAATGTTTGGTGAGATATACGTGGTCGATGCGACGGCGTCATATGCAGTTATATTCGCTAGGTTCACAGAGGAGTTAGGTGAACTTGGAGAGGCGTTACGTGCGTTCCGTGTAGCTCCAGGTTATTTTTTGAGCGAGGCCGCAGACTTGTTTGCATGGTTGATGAATTTGCAGAATACGCTGGAGAGTAAAAGGAAAGTCACATTGGCGCGCCGAGGTGAGCGACTGGATGAGGCATTTTCAGATTCCTATCCTGGACGGTGTCGCGATTGTGGTGCGGGCGTTTGTGCTTGTCCAGCAATCTTGCAAAGCACGCTGGGGCGCATTGCGCATGAACTTCCTGTGGGTCGGCGAGTGCAAGATGTCGGGCATTACAGCAGTTCCTTTGTGTCGGTGCAAGATATTTACACACGATTTGATGAGCCTGTTGGATTGACTGGATCGACTGGCCATGATTTCACTTTCTCGAAAGAACAGCTAAATGCGTTAAATGGCGGAATATCCCAGTTGATTCAAAGGGTTATAGAAAGTCAAGAAAGTTTTGGATCGTCAGCTGCTTCGCTGGTAAATTCTCTCCATCTAATGGGTGAAACTGTTCGAACTCAACGGTTGTCGAATCATGAAGTTTCGGATGTTGCTCATGAGGTCGCCGCTCTTGAAGCGAGCGACCGTGAGACTGTTATTGGGCTTCTTCGTCAGGCGGGCATCGGTATAATTGAAGAGAGACTGGTTGAGGCGGTTGAAGATCTAGCCTCTGGTTGATCTCTACCTGAGGCGATTGAGCAGCCAGGTGTGGAACTCGCCGATGTGGTGTTCCGAGGGCATGAGCACGCCGCCCCCGCGGTAGGCACGGGACGCCATCGCGGGCTGGCAGCGTTCGCAGGCGTCGAAGTCCTGCTCGTTGACGCGGTGGAACAACTCCACCGACCGTGACACGTCCCGTCCCGACGCCACGACCTCCTCCGAATAGAGCCAGTCGCATTCGACGACCGTCCGGTCCGGCGCGAGCGGGTACATCCGGTGGAAGATCACGTGGTCCGGCACCAGGTTCACGAACACCTGCGGCCGGATGGTGATCGCGTAGTACCGCCTGTCCTGGTCGTTCGCGACGCCGTCGAGCCGGTCGAAACCCGAACGGCCGTCGATGGTGAACCCCTCCACGTCCTCGCCGAATTCGGCGCCGTGCCCGACGTAGTACTGCGCCGCGTACCCGTCGGCGAACTCCGGCAGCACCTCGGTCAGCTCCGGATGGATGGTCGCGCAGTGGTAGCACTCCATGAAGTTCTCGACGATGAGCTTCCAGTTCGCCTTGACGTCGTAGGTGATCCGGCGCCCGACCGACAGTTTGTCGAGGCGGTACCGCTCGATCGACTCCAGATCGCCCAGCCGTTCGCGCACCGCGCCTTCGACGTCGGCCTCGAACGACGGTGGGTCCGCGGCGAGGCAGACCCACGCGTAACCCAGCCACTCCCGCAGGTGCACGGTGTGCAGCCCGTACTCGGCCCGGTCGATGTCGGGCAGGTTCGCCAGGTTCGGCGCCGCGATCAGCTTGCCGTCGAGCCCGTACGTCCACGCGTGGTACGGACACTGGAACGCGCGTTTCACCGTGCCCGATTCCTCCGTGCACAGCCGGGCGCCGCGATGGCGGCAGACGTTGAGGAACGCCCGCAGCCCGCCGTCCCGGCCCCGGCTGACGAGCACGCTCTCCCGTCCTATTCGGACAGTGCGGAAGTCGCCGGCCGACGGCAGGTCCGCCGACCGGACCGCGCAGAACCACCGGCGCTCGAAGATCTTCTCCTGCTCGGCCGCGAAGATGGCGGCGTCGGTGTAGTAGCCGCCACCCAGCGTGGGGATGAGACTCGTCATCTCGCGACTCCGGCGAACCGGGCGGGGTCGAACAGGCCGATCGGATGCGCGGTGGTGCCGTCCACGACCAGGTCGGCGAGTATCTCGCCGACCACCGGGACGAATTTGAAGCCGTGCCCGGAGAAACCGCAGGCGACCACCACCCGCTCGTGCTCGGGATGGCGGGAGATGACGAAATGCTCGTCGGGCGTGTTCGTGTACATGCAGGTCGCCCCGCGCAGGAACGTGCCGGGCAGCGCCGGCATCTTCCGTCCGACGAACTTCGAGATCTCGGCGACCTCTTCGGCGTGCACCGTCCGGTCGATGGTCTCGGGCGTGCAGGGCCTGCCGCCGCGGAAGAACGCGACCTTCACGCTTCCGGCGTCGTCGTGGGAGGGGAAACCGTAGAACTGGCGGCCGCCCTCGCCTTCCCAGACGTAGATCGGATGCCGTTCGGCACGGAACGGCGTCACCTCACCCGATGGTGCGAACCAGTACTGGACCTGCCGTTCGATGGTGAACTCGATCCCGAGTTCGGTGAGCAGGCCGGGAGCCCAGGCGCCGGGGCAGATCACCAGCTGTTCGGCGGTGTAGAAGTTCTGCGCCGTGCCCACCCGGACCCCGGTGGACGTCTCCCGCCAGGAAAGGACCTCCTCCTCGTGGTGCAGCTCCGCCCCGGCCCGCGCGGCGAGCTGGAGATGCGCCGCCACACTGCCTTCCGGCACCACGAAGCCGGCGTTCTCCTCGTACAGCGCGATTTCGTGGTCCGCCGGGTTCATCGTCGGGAACCGGCGGCGGATCTCGGCCGCGTCGAGGAGTTCGTGCGGCAGATCCCAGGTCCGCGCGCTCGCCAGGCTGCCCGACACCGTCCGCGAATCGGGACCGCCGAGCATGATCCCACCGCAGCGGGTGAAGATCTTCCGCCCGGAATCGCGTTCGACGCCCTCCCACAGTTCGTGCGCCCGCAGCAGGAGCGGGACGTACGCGGGGTCCTCGAAGTACGCCTGGCGGGTGATCCGCGAGCCGCCGTGGCTGGACCCGAGGTTGTGCACGGGCGCGAAGCGGTCGATGCCCAGCACGCGGCGTCCTCGCCGGGCGAGCCGGTACGCCGCGGCACTGCCCATCCCGCCGAGGCCGATGACGATGACGTCGTAATGACTCATGCGGCGCTCCTGATCCGGGCCATGGCGGGGTCGAACAACGGCTCGTTCGCGACGACGGCGGGGATCCGCTCGCCGAAGTACTCGATCTCCAGCGGCCTTCCCGGCCGGCTGAACTCGACCGGAAGCCAGGCGTAGGCGATGTTCTTGCCGACGGTGTAGCCGTACGCGGCACTCGTGACGTACCCGGCGGGACGGCCGTCGGCGTACACCGGTTCCTTGCCGAGCACGACGGTGTACGGATCGTCGACGGTGAGACAGGTCAGTTTCCTGGTCACCGTTTCCTCCGAGCGACCGGCCAGCGCGTCCCGGCCGACGAAGTAGCCCTTGTCCATCCGCACGGCGAACCCGAGACCGGCCTCGTACGGATCGTGCTCGGTGGTGACGTCCGTGCCCCACAGCCGATATCCCTTCTCCAGCCGCATACTGGAGAAGGCGTCCCGTCCGGCGGCGATGATCCCGTGCGCCTGCCCCGCTTCCCAGATCGTGTCCCAGAGTTCGTGGCCGAGGTCGGCGCTCGTGTACAGCTCCCAGCCGAGTTCGCCCACATAGGACAGTCGCATCGCGATCACCGGAACATGGCCGATGTACGCCTGTTTCGTCTTGAAGTAGCCCATGGCCTGATGCGAGAAGTCCGTTGTGGACAGTGTCTGCAGTACAGCTCTCGCGAGCGGGCCCCAGAGCCCGATACAGCAGGTGCCCGGGGTGGTCTCGTGGATCTGCGCGGCGCCGTCGCCGGGGAGATGCCGCCGGAGCCAGTCGATGTCGATGGCGCTGTTGACGCCGACCTGGAACCGTTCGGCGCCGAGCCGGGCGACGGTCAGGTCGCTGCGCACGCCGCCGTCCTCGTCGAGCAGCAGGGTGTAGGTGACCGAGCCGGGTTTCTTGCCGAGCTGGTTCGTGGTCATCGTCTGCAGGAACGGCAGCGCGCCGGGACCGGTGACCTCCACCCGTTTCAACGACGTCATGTCGAACATCGCGACCCGCTGCCGCGCGACCAGTGCCTCGGCGCCGCCGATCGGCGACCAGTACCGGGCGGCCCAGTCGTTGCGCGCGGGGACGCGGTCGACCTCGGGAAGGTTCGCGTTCGCCTCGTACCAGTGCGGACGTTCCCAGCCGCCCGCTTCGAGGAAGAAGGCGCCGAGCTCGGCTTGCCGTTCGTAGAAAGGACTCGTCCGCAGTGGCCGTGGTTCTTCCATGGGCTGCAAGGGATGGACGATGTCGTAGACCTCGACGAAGCTCTGGCAGCTCCGTTTCATGACGTGGTCCGGCGCCAGTTGCACCCGCTCGAACCGCGCGAGATCGCAACCGTGCAGATCCGTTTCGGGCCTGCCGTCGACCAGCCACTGCGCCATGGCGCGCGCGACCCCGGCCGAATGCGTGATCCAGACCGCTTCGGCGACCCAGAACCCGTCGAGGCCGGGGTGTTCGCCCAGCAGCGGCATGCCGTCCGGGGTGAAGGAGAACAGGCCGTTGATGCCCTCCTCGACCTTGGTCTCGCCGAGTGTGGGCAGCAGGTCGACGGCGGCGGTCCACGACGCTTCGAAGTCCGCGGGGGTGAACGTCAGCTCCGAGGGCATTCCCTCGCCGGAGCCGATCTCCTTGGCGGGCAACGGCATCGGCCGGTGACCGTACGCGCCGATGCCGATCCGGTCGACGTGTTCGCGGAAATAGAGGTCGGCGTCCTGATGGCGCAGGATCGGCCTCGTGGCCTCCTCGGTCACGCCGGCGAGTGACGGCAGGGGACTGGTGCGCGCGTACTGATGCGCCATCGGGACCAGCGGGATCGTGAGGTCCACCAGTTCGCCGAGCACCGGCCCCCACATCCCGGCGCACGAGAGCACGATGTCCGCGCGGAAGCTCCCGGTCTCGGTGGTCACGCCGGTGACCCGGCCGGCCGACCGCTCGACGCCGACGACCTTCTGCCGCGCGATGAACCTCGCGCCGCGTCCGATCGCGCGGCGGGCCTGTGCCTCGGCCGCCCGGAGGGGATGGGCCAGACCGTCGGAGGGGATGTGGAATCCGCCGAGCACCTTGGCCGGATCGAGCAACGGATGCAGCGCCGCGCATTCGCCGGGATCGATCAGCCTGCTTTCGACCCCCGACGCGGTGGCCCAGCCGTGCCGCCGCGCCAGGTCGGCGAGCCGTTCCGGGGTGGTGGCCACCTCCAGCCCGCCGACCGGGCGGAAACAAGGGTTCCCGTCGAGGTCGAGCGTGCCGTATTTGGCGACGGTGTAGCGGGCGAACTCGGTCATCGTGCGGCAGGCGTTGGTCTGGAAGACCAGACCGGGCGCGTGCGACGTCGACCCGCCGGTGGCGAACAGGTCGCCCTGTTCCAGCACGGTGACGTCGGTCCAGCCGCGTTCGGTGAGTTCGTCGGCGAGCGCGCAGCCGACGATGCCGGCGCCGATCACGACGACGCGGGGTGCGGGGGGCATGGTGAGGGGTACCTCCTGCCTGCCCGGAAAGTCCACAAAGGACCATCGGGCATCGGGGTGACAGGCGCTGTTGCGAATGAGGCACGTTGTTCCGTCTTCAGCAACAAAGTGCGGCACCGGCGGGCGCGCTGTCAAGAGCCCGAAGAGGTCGGCCTCTTCACTCGGCGAAGTACCCCAGCTGTGCCGAAAGATCAGCCGACGCCTCGGTCAGCGGCCGGACGATCTGCCGCACCCGCTGTTTCGAAAGCCGGTACGACGGGCCCGAAGCGCTCATCGCCGCGACGACGTCGCCGCCGGGTCCGTGCACCGGCACCGCGACCGCGTGCATCCCCAGCTCCAGCTCCTCGAAACAGGACGCGTACCCGTCCTCGGCGACCCGCTCCAGCTCCGCGGTCAGCTCGTCCGGATCGACCGTGGTCCGCGGCGTGAACTGTTCGAGTTTCCGCCGGAGCAAGCGTTTGCGCTCGACGTCGCCCATGTACGCGAGCAGCACCTTCCCGCTGGACGTCGCGTGCAGGGGCGTGCGCTGCCCGGTCCAGTTCTGCGTGGTGATCGCGGCCGAGCCGCGGGCCTGGCTGACGTTGATCGCGACACCGTCGTCGGCGATCGCGATGTTGACCGTCTCGCCGAGCGTCTCCGCCAGGCCCTGGCAGGTCTGCCTGCCCAGTTTCGCCAGGTCCATCCGGCCGGTGGCGGCGCCGGCGAGCCGGACGATGCCGAAGCCGATCGCGTATTTGCCGCGTTCGCCGAGCTGCTCGACGAGGCCGCGGTT carries:
- the solA gene encoding N-methyl-L-tryptophan oxidase: MSHYDVIVIGLGGMGSAAAYRLARRGRRVLGIDRFAPVHNLGSSHGGSRITRQAYFEDPAYVPLLLRAHELWEGVERDSGRKIFTRCGGIMLGGPDSRTVSGSLASARTWDLPHELLDAAEIRRRFPTMNPADHEIALYEENAGFVVPEGSVAAHLQLAARAGAELHHEEEVLSWRETSTGVRVGTAQNFYTAEQLVICPGAWAPGLLTELGIEFTIERQVQYWFAPSGEVTPFRAERHPIYVWEGEGGRQFYGFPSHDDAGSVKVAFFRGGRPCTPETIDRTVHAEEVAEISKFVGRKMPALPGTFLRGATCMYTNTPDEHFVISRHPEHERVVVACGFSGHGFKFVPVVGEILADLVVDGTTAHPIGLFDPARFAGVAR
- a CDS encoding aromatic ring-hydroxylating oxygenase subunit alpha, which encodes MTSLIPTLGGGYYTDAAIFAAEQEKIFERRWFCAVRSADLPSAGDFRTVRIGRESVLVSRGRDGGLRAFLNVCRHRGARLCTEESGTVKRAFQCPYHAWTYGLDGKLIAAPNLANLPDIDRAEYGLHTVHLREWLGYAWVCLAADPPSFEADVEGAVRERLGDLESIERYRLDKLSVGRRITYDVKANWKLIVENFMECYHCATIHPELTEVLPEFADGYAAQYYVGHGAEFGEDVEGFTIDGRSGFDRLDGVANDQDRRYYAITIRPQVFVNLVPDHVIFHRMYPLAPDRTVVECDWLYSEEVVASGRDVSRSVELFHRVNEQDFDACERCQPAMASRAYRGGGVLMPSEHHIGEFHTWLLNRLR
- a CDS encoding GcvT family protein, which produces MPPAPRVVVIGAGIVGCALADELTERGWTDVTVLEQGDLFATGGSTSHAPGLVFQTNACRTMTEFARYTVAKYGTLDLDGNPCFRPVGGLEVATTPERLADLARRHGWATASGVESRLIDPGECAALHPLLDPAKVLGGFHIPSDGLAHPLRAAEAQARRAIGRGARFIARQKVVGVERSAGRVTGVTTETGSFRADIVLSCAGMWGPVLGELVDLTIPLVPMAHQYARTSPLPSLAGVTEEATRPILRHQDADLYFREHVDRIGIGAYGHRPMPLPAKEIGSGEGMPSELTFTPADFEASWTAAVDLLPTLGETKVEEGINGLFSFTPDGMPLLGEHPGLDGFWVAEAVWITHSAGVARAMAQWLVDGRPETDLHGCDLARFERVQLAPDHVMKRSCQSFVEVYDIVHPLQPMEEPRPLRTSPFYERQAELGAFFLEAGGWERPHWYEANANLPEVDRVPARNDWAARYWSPIGGAEALVARQRVAMFDMTSLKRVEVTGPGALPFLQTMTTNQLGKKPGSVTYTLLLDEDGGVRSDLTVARLGAERFQVGVNSAIDIDWLRRHLPGDGAAQIHETTPGTCCIGLWGPLARAVLQTLSTTDFSHQAMGYFKTKQAYIGHVPVIAMRLSYVGELGWELYTSADLGHELWDTIWEAGQAHGIIAAGRDAFSSMRLEKGYRLWGTDVTTEHDPYEAGLGFAVRMDKGYFVGRDALAGRSEETVTRKLTCLTVDDPYTVVLGKEPVYADGRPAGYVTSAAYGYTVGKNIAYAWLPVEFSRPGRPLEIEYFGERIPAVVANEPLFDPAMARIRSAA
- a CDS encoding nucleoside triphosphate pyrophosphohydrolase family protein is translated as MSEGVNAAGARYRGLDDWYREVNRIYLDKNFYRDEFSIFAHLVEVVGGLSLLASEKKKDGVDVNRHVPRAVAWWLALCGKVGIKSVEQMLWWKFPYHCPYCERSVHNNDICWELKEENRGPNWGRLERLGVQNEARRPSSIGAWQRMFGEIYVVDATASYAVIFARFTEELGELGEALRAFRVAPGYFLSEAADLFAWLMNLQNTLESKRKVTLARRGERLDEAFSDSYPGRCRDCGAGVCACPAILQSTLGRIAHELPVGRRVQDVGHYSSSFVSVQDIYTRFDEPVGLTGSTGHDFTFSKEQLNALNGGISQLIQRVIESQESFGSSAASLVNSLHLMGETVRTQRLSNHEVSDVAHEVAALEASDRETVIGLLRQAGIGIIEERLVEAVEDLASG
- a CDS encoding IclR family transcriptional regulator translates to MRNQDAGNATSSQVQSVDRAISVLELLARNGETGITEIAGELGVHKSTASRLLSVLENRGLVEQLGERGKYAIGFGIVRLAGAATGRMDLAKLGRQTCQGLAETLGETVNIAIADDGVAINVSQARGSAAITTQNWTGQRTPLHATSSGKVLLAYMGDVERKRLLRRKLEQFTPRTTVDPDELTAELERVAEDGYASCFEELELGMHAVAVPVHGPGGDVVAAMSASGPSYRLSKQRVRQIVRPLTEASADLSAQLGYFAE